Proteins encoded in a region of the Zunongwangia endophytica genome:
- a CDS encoding response regulator, with translation MKILAIDDQQLVLLPLKRRLTELGYEVITETDALKAKSIFDSFQPNLVIVDINMPVISGIEIIRYIRGTKNSQTPVMVLSGNTDDNLIVESFDLGVEDYMKKPLSLDEVSARVKRLIGSVNKEQKSVSQNTIIEKRCVGVVIPCYNEENRLLSKEFTNFVEGHSGYHLCFVNDGSKDNTLKVLKDLRKGREDYITVYDCEKNGGKAEAVRLGMLHMAEYTDLDYIGFLDADLSTDLSDFDDLVKTIENSNFKIVSGSRISRMGANIAKESARQIISLTINYIIRKILRMNFKDTQCGAKIMDKEIIKIAFKDTFITKWLFDVEIFMRMKKYFGAKKAESFICEQPLKRWVHADGSKLSMKDSIKIVFQLGHIAIHYKRKNTENIEKENYNYVLESGKQKVI, from the coding sequence ATGAAAATTTTAGCCATCGACGATCAGCAATTAGTGCTTTTGCCTTTAAAAAGAAGATTAACAGAACTTGGTTATGAAGTAATCACAGAGACTGACGCTCTAAAAGCGAAATCTATATTTGATAGTTTTCAGCCAAATTTAGTAATAGTTGATATTAATATGCCAGTAATTTCAGGTATAGAAATTATTAGATATATAAGAGGTACAAAGAATAGCCAGACGCCAGTTATGGTTTTATCTGGTAATACCGATGATAATTTGATTGTTGAGAGTTTCGATTTAGGCGTGGAAGATTATATGAAAAAGCCTTTGAGTCTTGATGAAGTTTCAGCAAGAGTAAAGCGCTTAATAGGTTCAGTTAATAAGGAACAAAAAAGTGTTTCGCAAAATACGATTATAGAGAAAAGATGTGTTGGTGTTGTAATCCCTTGTTACAATGAAGAAAACAGATTATTAAGTAAAGAGTTTACCAATTTTGTTGAAGGACATTCTGGTTATCATTTATGCTTTGTTAACGATGGAAGTAAAGATAACACACTAAAGGTTTTAAAGGATCTAAGAAAAGGTCGAGAAGATTACATTACCGTATATGATTGCGAAAAAAATGGCGGAAAAGCTGAAGCTGTTCGACTTGGTATGCTGCACATGGCCGAGTATACCGACTTAGATTATATTGGATTTTTGGATGCCGATCTATCTACAGATCTTAGTGATTTTGATGATTTAGTAAAGACTATCGAAAACTCTAATTTTAAAATTGTTAGTGGTAGCCGAATTTCCAGAATGGGAGCAAACATCGCAAAAGAATCTGCCAGACAAATTATTAGCTTAACGATCAATTATATTATCCGCAAAATTCTTAGAATGAATTTTAAAGACACCCAATGTGGGGCTAAAATAATGGATAAGGAAATTATCAAAATAGCGTTTAAAGATACCTTTATTACCAAGTGGCTTTTTGATGTTGAAATATTTATGAGGATGAAAAAATATTTTGGTGCTAAAAAAGCAGAATCATTTATCTGTGAGCAGCCTTTAAAAAGATGGGTTCATGCTGACGGCTCTAAACTATCGATGAAAGATTCAATAAAAATCGTCTTTCAGTTAGGGCACATTGCGATTCATTACAAACGAAAAAACACTGAAAATATAGAGAAAGAAAATTACAATTACGTCTTAGAATCAGGTAAGCAAAAAGTAATCTAA
- a CDS encoding DMT family transporter: MNWFLLIIAGLFEMSFALCLGKANQTEGIISKLWFGAFLLCLVFSMSLLIKVTKSLPIGTAYAVWTGIGAAGTVLLGIFVFKEPASFWRLFFITTLIGSIIGLKLVSH, translated from the coding sequence ATGAATTGGTTTCTCCTAATAATTGCTGGTCTTTTTGAAATGTCTTTTGCTTTATGCCTGGGTAAAGCGAATCAAACTGAAGGAATTATATCCAAACTTTGGTTTGGTGCATTTTTACTGTGCCTTGTGTTTAGCATGAGCTTACTTATAAAAGTAACGAAGAGTTTGCCAATAGGAACTGCTTATGCAGTATGGACTGGCATCGGAGCAGCAGGAACCGTATTATTGGGGATTTTTGTTTTTAAAGAACCTGCCAGCTTTTGGAGATTGTTTTTTATCACGACACTTATTGGGTCTATCATTGGCTTAAAATTGGTATCACATTAA